From the Brachyhypopomus gauderio isolate BG-103 chromosome 5, BGAUD_0.2, whole genome shotgun sequence genome, one window contains:
- the man2c1 gene encoding alpha-mannosidase 2C1: MYHPPVLKNKRTLLERAEKFISDIYFTDCNLRGRLYGDTHQLTSLSVFQTAKRVQYSEAIQQNFQPCKVGDAFGPTWWTCWFRIVLKIPEDWREKEVHLRWESDGEAMVWRDDQPVQGLTKEGEKTSYILSECLKQDEPHSITLYVELACNGLFGAGQGSAIAPPDLNRKFTLQKAELVVFNRDVQELLTDFEMLVDIVKLLDEGDQRGYQALFTANEMVNLCEPTDPSTFSSAQSLAQKFFSQRNGQSQHIMHAMGHCHIDSAWLWPYEETIRKCARSWVSVLRLMEKNPEFKFTCSQAQQFQWVKDWYPALYSQIQYFVQKGQFIPVGGTWVEMDGNLPSGESMVRQFLEGQNFFKTEFGQYCKEFWLPDTFGYSAQLPQIMQGAGISRFLTQKLSWNLVNTFPHNTFFWEGIDGSQVLTHFPPGNSYEMKGKVEDLIKTVKNNKDKGRANHSAMLFGFGDGGGGPTQLMLDRLQRVRDSDGLPRVNMSSPDRLFSELQADSGLLCTWSGELFLELHNGTYTTQAKIKLENRRCEALLHDVEVASCLALSQSVGFSYPNKELQELWRLLLLNQFHDVIPGTCIEMVVEDALGYYKEIQRTGSRLLLSACNALRSTPWMEAGSSTAVLNTLPWERTEVIALSGEGSQSRLALIKAPCMGVTLLTDSAVSVSAVTVTVQADGTVRMKNGLVQAVLDKTGRLISLILLQTNREAIPDGCFGNQFVMFDDVPLYWDAWDVMDYHLQTRKPVTTVVRPVEVVSSGALRACVSFSLRISEKSHITQEVILDANSPYIKFSTHVDWAEAHKFLKVEFPVQVRSSNATYEIQFGHLQRPTHRNTSWDWARFEVWGHKWADVSEHGFGVALLNDCKYGYSVHQNVMTLSLLRAPKAPDASADVGHHEFTYALMPHAGSFQDASVIQHAYNLNFPLRLIPDVSMARPWSGFTVSSPAVILETIKQAEGKKNALVVRLYESHGSSVLAVLSTSLPVKEAWHCDLLERPNYSHPAEVHNSKISLTFRPFQIISLLLHLS; the protein is encoded by the exons ATGTATCACCCACCGGTGTTGAAGAATAAGAGGACTCTTTTGGAACGTGCAGAAAAGTTTATTTCTGACATATATTTCACCGATTGCAATCTCAGAGGGAG GCTTTATGGTGACACTCACCAGCTCACGTCCCTGTCAGTGTTTCAGACTGCGAAGCGTGTCCAGTACTCTGAGGCGATCCAGCAGAACTTCCAGCCCTGTAAAGTTGGTGATGCATTTGGGCCTAC ATGGTGGACATGCTGGTTCAGAATTGTCCTGAAGATTCCCGAGGactggagagagaaggaggtccACCTGAGATGGGAGAGTGATGGGGAGGCGATGGTTTGGCGAGATGACCAACCTGTACAG GGTTTAACCAAAGAAGGTGAAAAGACCAGTTACATCCTGTCAGAGTGTCTAAAACAGGATGAACCTCACAG CATCACTCTGTATGTGGAATTGGCGTGTAATGGTTTGTTTGGGGCAGGGCAGGGTTCTGCCATTGCTCCCCCAGACCTAAACAGGAAGTTTACTCTTCAGAAGGCCGAGCTTGTTGTTTTTAATCGCGATGTTCAGGAGCTTCTTACTGACTTTGAGATGCTGGTGGACATTGTGAAG CTGCTGGATGAGGGAGACCAGCGTGGGTATCAGGCTTTGTTTACAGCCAATGAGATGGTGAATCTCTGTGAACCTACCGATCCCAGTACTTTCTCCTCGGCCCAAAGCTTGGCCCAGAAGTTCTTCAGCCAGAGGAATGGGCAAAGCCAGCACATTATGCACGCCATGGGTCACTGCCACATTGATTCAG CTTGGCTGTGGCCATATGAAGAGACTATCAGGAAATGTGCGCGCAGCTGGGTGTCTGTTCTGCGCTTGATGGAGAAGAATCCAGAGTTCAAGTTTACCTGTTCACAG GCACAGCAGTTTCAGTGGGTAAAAGACTGGTATCCAGCACTGTATTCTCAGATCCAGTACTTTGTGCAGAAAGGCCAGTTTATTCCAGTTGGAGGCACTTGGGTGGAGATG GACGGCAATTTACCTTCTGGAGAGTCTATGGTTAGGCAGTTTCTGGAGGGACAGAACTTCTTCAAGACAGAGTTTGGACAATACTGCAAAGAG TTCTGGTTGCCGGACACTTTTGGATATTCTGCTCAGCTTCCTCAGATAATGCAAGGTGCTGGGATTTCCCGCTTCCTGACTCAAAAGTTAAGCTGGAATCTTGTCAACACATTTCCA CACAACACTTTCTTTTGGGAGGGCATCGATGGTTCTCAAGTACTGACTCACTTCCCACCTGGAAATTCGTACGAAATGAAAGGAAAAGTTGAAGAC CTGATTAAAACTGTAAAGAACAACAAGGACAAGGGACGCGCGAATCACAGCGCCATGTTGTTTGGGTTTGGGGACGGAGGTGGTGGCCCCACACAGCTCATGCTGGACCGGCTACAGCGTGTGCGGGATTCGGATGGCCTGCCCAG GGTAAACATGTCCAGCCCAGATCGGCTGTTCTCTGAACTCCAGGCTGACAGTGGACTCCTGTGTACTTGGTCTGGTGAACTTTTCCTTGAGCTGCACAATGGCACGTACACTACTCAAGCAAAG ATAAAGCTCGAGAATCGTCGTTGTGAGGCCCTCCTGCATGATGTCGAGGTGGCCAGCTGTTTGGCCCTGAGTCAAAGTGTTGGCTTTTCATACCCAAACAAGGAGCTGCAGGAACTCTGGAG GCTTCTCCTGCTCAACCAGTTCCACGATGTCATTCCTGGCACTTGCATTGAGATGGTGGTGGAAGATGCATTAGGATATTATAAAG AGATACAAAGGACTGGGTCCAGACTCCTGCTTTCTGCGTGTAATGCACTGAGATCAACTCCCTGGATGGAGGCTGGTTCCAGCACTGCGGTTCTCAACACGCTACCCTGGGAGCGCACTGAGGTCATAGCACTGTCGGGAGAAGGAAGTCAGTCAAGGCTAG CCTTGATCAAAGCCCCCTGCATGGGTGTAACTCTGCTCACAGATtctgctgtgtctgtgtctgccgTGACTGTAACAGTGCAG GCTGATGGTACTGTGCGAATGAAGAATGGCCTTGTACAAGCCGTCTTGGACAAAACAGGGCGCTTGATTTCCCTGATCCTACTGCAGACGAACCG GGAGGCAATTCCTGATGGTTGTTTTggaaaccagtttgtgatgttCGATGATGTTCCGTTATACTGGGATGCATGGGATGTTATGGACTATCATCTTCAAACCAG GAAGCCTGTAACGACAGTGGTGCGGCCTGTTGAAGTGGTGAGCTCAGGGGCGCTGCGGGCTTGCGTATCCTTCTCCTTACGCATCAGTGAAAAGAGCCACATCACACAAGAGGTCATTCTGGATGCCAACAGCCCCTACATCAAGTTCAGTACACAC GTGGACTGGGCAGAGGCccataagttcctgaaggtggAGTTTCCCGTACAGGTACGCAGTTCCAATGCCACCTATGAGATCCAGTTTGGTCACCTGCAGAGACCGACTCACCGAAACACATCTTGGGACTGGGCACGCTTTGAG GTGTGGGGCCATAAATGGGCAGATGTCTCAGAACATGGGTTTGGTGTCGCTCTTCTCAATGACTGCAAATATGGCTACTCTGTTCATCAGAACGTCATGACGTTATCCTT ACTCCGAGCACCAAAAGCCCCCGATGCCTCAGCAGATGTGGGACATCACGAGTTCACATACGCACTGATGCCGCATGCAG GCTCTTTCCAGGATGCCTCAGTCATCCAGCACGCATACAACCTCAACTTCCCACTACGCCTAATTCCTGATGTCAGCATGGCCCGTCCTTGGAGTGGGTTCACCGTCAGCTCGCCTGCCGTCATCCTGGAAACCATAAAACAG GCAGAGGGAAAGAAAAACGCCCTTGTTGTCCGTCTATACGAGTCACATGGCAGCAGCGTGCTAGCGGTGTTGTCCACGTCTCTGCCAGTGAAAGAGGCTTGGCA TTGTGACCTGTTGGAGAGGCCCAATTACAGTCATCCTGCTGAAGTCCACAATTCGAAGATCTCCCTCACTTTCAGACCATTTCAGATCATCTCACTCCTTTTACATCTATCTTGA
- the neil1 gene encoding endonuclease 8-like 1 isoform X1, producing MPEGPELHLASLFVNTTCADVVFTGAVEKSEISKGPEVPFASDAYHISAVSRGKEVKLTLTPIKGVTKSKSKVKDPNQPSMDVVFRFGMSGFFRFTTVEELPKHAHLRFYTSEKPQRALSFVDARRFGSWQPNGSWQQNRGPCVLSEYENFRENVLSNLADKAFDRAICEALLNQKYFNGIGNYLRAEILHRISIPPFMKARTVLEGLEVKDEDTMIKEEKTESSDEVGTRKAKTRSPDLLTLCHTVPLEVVSLEGKGYDPEKRVSKEFEAWLQCYYVDGMNSVSDHNGRTMWFKGNPGPMVPKGLKSPKTKRKIQKDEHGHNCPKKGTKKKEAESNSKEKQEKEPRAEMKDEGATVRRRGSRTRAASKSGLDAEIAGDLTHADRATGQAGGPQKSRTRGTRSARGPAGNTKVKGITRPRRKSSRAT from the exons ATGCCCGAGGGTCCTGAGCTGCACCTGGCCAGCCTGTTCGTGAACACAACGTGTGCAGATGTAGTTTTTACCGGAGCTGTAGAGAAGTCCGAGATAAGCAAGGGGCCCGAGGTGCCTTTTGCCAGCGATGCCTACCACATCAGTGCGGTGTCCAGAGGAAAGGAGGTCAAACTCACTCTCACGCCCATCAAAGGTGTGACCAAGAGCAAAAGTAAAGTTAAAGATCCAAACCAGCCGTCCATGGACGTGGTCTTTCGGTTCGGCATGTCTGGCTTTTTCCGCTTTACCACAGTGGAAGAGCTTCCGAAGCATGCTCACCTTCGCTTCTACACCTCCGAGAAGCCCCAGCGAGCGCTGAGTTTCGTAGACGCTCGCAGGTTTGGCAGCTGGCAGCCCAATGGGTCGTGGCAGCAAAACAGGGGGCCATGTGTCCTGTCTGAGTACGAGAACTTCAG GGAGAATGTTTTGTCCAATTTAGCAGACAAGGCATTTGATAGAGCCATCTGTGAAGCTCTGTTAAACCAGAAGTACTTCAATGGGATTGGTAACTACCTACGAGCAGAGATTCTACACAG AATAAGCATTCCACCCTTTATGAAGGCAAGAACTGTGTTAGAGGGACTTGAGGTGAAAGATGAAGATACAATGATTAAAGAGGAGAAAACAGAG AGTTCTGATGAAGTTGGAACAAGGAAGGCCAAAACCAGGAGTCCAGACCTGCTCACTCTTTGTCACACGGTACCTCTGGAGGTGGTCAGCCTTG AGGGAAAAGGTTACGATCCAGAGAAGAGAGTCTCCAAGGAATTTGAGGCATGGCTGCAATGTTATTATGTGGATGGGATGAATTCAGTGAGCGACCACAATGGAAGAACCATGTGGTTTAAG GGTAATCCTGGGCCAATGGTCCCTAAAG GTTTAAAATCCCCCAAGACAAAGAGAAAAATACAGAAGGATGAACATGGCCATAATTGCCCCAAGAAG GgcacaaaaaagaaagaagctGAAAGTAATTCAAAAGAAAAGCAGGAAAAGGAGCCAAGGGCTGAAATGAAGGACGAGGGTGCGACCGTGAGACGGAGAGGCTCCCGCACACGGGCTGCCAGCAAGTCTGGCTTAGATGCTGAAATAGCCGGTGACCTTACGCATGCAGACAGAGCCACTGGGCAGGCTGGTG GACCACAGAAGAGCAGGACTAGGGGCACGAGATCAGCACGTGGACCGGCAGGCAACACTAAAGTCAAGGGCATCACCAGACCTCGCAGGAAGAGCAGCAGAGCGACATAG
- the neil1 gene encoding endonuclease 8-like 1 isoform X2: protein MPEGPELHLASLFVNTTCADVVFTGAVEKSEISKGPEVPFASDAYHISAVSRGKEVKLTLTPIKVEELPKHAHLRFYTSEKPQRALSFVDARRFGSWQPNGSWQQNRGPCVLSEYENFRENVLSNLADKAFDRAICEALLNQKYFNGIGNYLRAEILHRISIPPFMKARTVLEGLEVKDEDTMIKEEKTESSDEVGTRKAKTRSPDLLTLCHTVPLEVVSLEGKGYDPEKRVSKEFEAWLQCYYVDGMNSVSDHNGRTMWFKGNPGPMVPKGLKSPKTKRKIQKDEHGHNCPKKGTKKKEAESNSKEKQEKEPRAEMKDEGATVRRRGSRTRAASKSGLDAEIAGDLTHADRATGQAGGPQKSRTRGTRSARGPAGNTKVKGITRPRRKSSRAT, encoded by the exons ATGCCCGAGGGTCCTGAGCTGCACCTGGCCAGCCTGTTCGTGAACACAACGTGTGCAGATGTAGTTTTTACCGGAGCTGTAGAGAAGTCCGAGATAAGCAAGGGGCCCGAGGTGCCTTTTGCCAGCGATGCCTACCACATCAGTGCGGTGTCCAGAGGAAAGGAGGTCAAACTCACTCTCACGCCCATCAAAG TGGAAGAGCTTCCGAAGCATGCTCACCTTCGCTTCTACACCTCCGAGAAGCCCCAGCGAGCGCTGAGTTTCGTAGACGCTCGCAGGTTTGGCAGCTGGCAGCCCAATGGGTCGTGGCAGCAAAACAGGGGGCCATGTGTCCTGTCTGAGTACGAGAACTTCAG GGAGAATGTTTTGTCCAATTTAGCAGACAAGGCATTTGATAGAGCCATCTGTGAAGCTCTGTTAAACCAGAAGTACTTCAATGGGATTGGTAACTACCTACGAGCAGAGATTCTACACAG AATAAGCATTCCACCCTTTATGAAGGCAAGAACTGTGTTAGAGGGACTTGAGGTGAAAGATGAAGATACAATGATTAAAGAGGAGAAAACAGAG AGTTCTGATGAAGTTGGAACAAGGAAGGCCAAAACCAGGAGTCCAGACCTGCTCACTCTTTGTCACACGGTACCTCTGGAGGTGGTCAGCCTTG AGGGAAAAGGTTACGATCCAGAGAAGAGAGTCTCCAAGGAATTTGAGGCATGGCTGCAATGTTATTATGTGGATGGGATGAATTCAGTGAGCGACCACAATGGAAGAACCATGTGGTTTAAG GGTAATCCTGGGCCAATGGTCCCTAAAG GTTTAAAATCCCCCAAGACAAAGAGAAAAATACAGAAGGATGAACATGGCCATAATTGCCCCAAGAAG GgcacaaaaaagaaagaagctGAAAGTAATTCAAAAGAAAAGCAGGAAAAGGAGCCAAGGGCTGAAATGAAGGACGAGGGTGCGACCGTGAGACGGAGAGGCTCCCGCACACGGGCTGCCAGCAAGTCTGGCTTAGATGCTGAAATAGCCGGTGACCTTACGCATGCAGACAGAGCCACTGGGCAGGCTGGTG GACCACAGAAGAGCAGGACTAGGGGCACGAGATCAGCACGTGGACCGGCAGGCAACACTAAAGTCAAGGGCATCACCAGACCTCGCAGGAAGAGCAGCAGAGCGACATAG